In Aquipuribacter hungaricus, the sequence GTCATCTGCCGCAGCGGCGACGTCATGCCGTGCGCGAGGACCTGGGTGAGGACGAGGGCCGCGGTCATGGCGGCGGCGAGCGCCCACCACGTGCCGGTGCCGACCAGCTGCAGGCTCACGGTGGCCACGAGCAGGCCGACCGCGAGGCTGGCGAAGACGACGAGGCCGAGCTTCATCTTGATCG encodes:
- a CDS encoding HAMP domain-containing protein produces the protein MTALDRPFDLRPLDPVRSIKMKLGLVVFASLAVGLLVATVSLQLVGTGTWWALAAAMTAALVLTQVLAHGMTSPLRQMTAAAAAMAAGRPAPPVATSSRDEVGRLARAFTGMAAELAAAD